Proteins from one Falco cherrug isolate bFalChe1 chromosome 7, bFalChe1.pri, whole genome shotgun sequence genomic window:
- the DDX24 gene encoding ATP-dependent RNA helicase DDX24: MKTRKGGRFRSHFKPKQKGIKVLGKWKTVEIDPNLFGDEDFGDIVCLEELTEYKLVSSSKVGKVKETKRKAESVSEVKEEEEEPVVPPKKKKKNKDLRSKPDKSDDSNTAEVDMPVDKEAKSNKIIEAADCEAHGPVAESTSDRKDAPKKKKVAKKKASQAQEAFPSVPTSKKVKNWTTEALSASTDHKADVSAWKNLFVPEAVLRALSHLGFSAPTPIQALALPSAIRDNMDVLGAAETGSGKTLAFAIPMIHSVLQWQKSNSSTSRNDSASKESHQHYEETRWESEGEVEKLIHQQVEVSGDEDDASFTTGCVKVLENFDFDSGDEAHTVGSHEKRPLLGLVLTPTRELAVQVKHHIDAVAKFTGIKTAILVGGMAAQKQERLLNRKPEIVIATPGRLWELIKERHPHLSNLRQLRCLVIDEADRMVEKGHFLELSQLLEILNDSQYNPQRQTFVFSATLTLVHQTPTRVLQKKNAKKMDKKTKLELLMEKVGIKGKPKVIDLTRKEATVETLTETRIHCNTNEKDYYLYYFLLQYPGRTMVFANSIDCIKRLTSLLTILNCDPLPLHANMHQKQRLKNLERFAERESCVLLTTDVAARGLDIPNVQHVIHYQVPRTSELYVHRSGRTARAANEGLSLLLIGPDDLMNFRKIYKTLQKSEELPFFPVETKCMTSVKERMNLARQIEKAEFFNSRAKQHNSWLQQAAEALEIDLDDDMFMGKKTSEQEESQKQKMLKGMKKQLKHMLSQPLFKVLMKTKYPTQSGKLLVPQTSVGISESALCTVSKQQAKKKKSIKLN; encoded by the exons atgaagaccagaaaaggagggagattTAGATCGCACTTTAAACCGAAACAAAAAGGTATTAAAGTACtaggaaaatggaaaactgtgGAAATCGACCCCAATCTATTTGGGGATGAGGACTTCGGCGATATAGTATGCTTGGAGGAACTTACAGAGTACAAATTAGTAAGTTCTTCCAAAGTAGGGAAAGTAAAAGAGACAAAGAGAAAGGCTGAGAGTGTTTCAGAAGttaaggaggaggaggaagaaccTGTCGTCCctcccaaaaagaaaaagaaaaacaaggattTAAGAAGCAAACCAGATAAAAGTGATGATTCTAACACAGCAGAAGTTGATATGCCAGTTGATAAAGAGGCAAAGTCTAACAAAATAATCGAAGCAGCAGATTGTGAGGCCCATGGACCTGTGGCTGAGAGCACTTCAGACAGAAAGGAtgctccaaagaaaaaaaaggtagctaAAAAAAAGGCTTCTCAAGCTCAGGAAGCTTTTCCATCAGTACCTACTtctaaaaaagttaaaaactgGACAACAGAAGCTTTATCTGCCTCGACTGATCACAAAGCTGATGTGTCTGCATGGAAAAACCTGTTTGTACCTGAAGCAGTGTTGCGTGCCTTGAGCCACCTGGGATTTAGTGCTCCAACTCCTATTCAAGCCTTAGCCTTGCCTTCTGCCATCCGGGATAACATGGATGTTCTTGGTGCTGCCGAAACAG gaagcGGCAAAACGCTTGCATTTGCAATTCCAATGATTCACTCTGTGCTGCAGTGGCAAAAATCAAATAGCTCAACAAGCAGAAATGACAGTGCTTCTAAAGAGTCCCATCAGCATTATGAAGAAACAAGATGGGAAAGTGAGGGTGAAGTGGAAAAGCTAATCCATCAGCAGGTTGAAGTTAGCGGAGATGAAGATGATGCATCTTTCACAACAGGCTGTGTGAAGGTGCTGGAGAATTTTGACTTTGATTCTGGTGACGAGGCACATACTGTTGGCTCCCATGAAAAGAGACCTCTTTTAGGACTGGTCCTTACTCCCACGAGAGAATTAGCTGTGCAAGTAAAACACCACATTGATGCAGTTGCAAAGTTTACAG GCATTAAGACTGCAATTCTAGTTGGAGGCATGGCTGCACAGAAGCAAGAACGTTTACTGAATCGGAAGCCAGAAATTGTAATTGCAACCCCAGGCCGTCTGTGGGAGTTAATTAAAGAGAGACACCCACATCTTTCAAATCTTCGGCAGCTCAG GTGCCTTGTGATTGATGAAGCAGACCGAATGGTTGAGAAAGGTCACTTCTTAGAGCTGTCTCAGTTGTTGGAAATCTTAAATGATTCACAGTATAACCCTCAACGACAGACTTTCGTTTTTTCTGCCACTTTGACTTTAGTCCATCAGACTCCCACAAGAGTTTTACAGAAGAAGAATGCTAAAAAGATGGACAAGAAGACCAAACTAGAATTGTTAATGGAAAAAGTAGGAATAAAGGGCAAACCCAAAGTAATAGACTTAACAAGGAAAGAGGCTACTGTTGAGACTCTGACAGAAACCAGAATCCACTGTAATACAAATGAGAAGGACTATTATCTCTATTACTTCCTTCTCCAGTACCCAGGAAGAACCATGGTCTTTGCAAACAGCATAGACTGCATAAAGCGCCTCACTTCTCTCCTTACAATCTTAAATTGTGATCCTCTTCCTTTGCATGCCAACATGCAccaaaagcaaaggctgaaaaaCCTGGAAAGGTTTGCTGAGCGAGAGAG CTGTGTCCTCCTGACAACAGATGTTGCAGCTCGTGGTCTTGATATTCCCAATGTGCAGCATGTCATCCACTACcag GTCCCTCGTACGTCTGAGTTGTATGTACACAGAAGTGGCAGGACAGCCCGAGCTGCCAATGAAGGCCTTAGCCTATTGCTCATCGGCCCTGATGACCTGATGAATTTTAGGAAAATCTATAAAACATTGCAGAAAAGTGAAGAGCTGCCATTTTTTCCAGTTGAAACCAAGTGCATGACTTCTGTCAAG GAGCGGATGAATTTGGCACGGCAGATTGAGAAGGCAGAATTTTTCAACAGTCGAGCAAAGCAGCACAACTCGTGGctccagcaagcagcagaggCTCTTGAGATTGATCTTGATGATGACATGTTTATGGGCAA aaaaactagTGAGCAAGAAGAAAGCCAGAAGCAAAAGATGCTGAAGGGGATGaaaaaacaactaaaacatATGTTGTCCCAGCCACTGTTTAAAGTCCTTATGAAAACGAAGTACCCAACACAGTCTGGAAAACTACTTGTGCCTCAGACATCAGTGGGCATTTCAGAATCTGCTCTGTGTACCGTGTCCAAACAACAAGCCAAGAAGAAGAaatcaataaaattaaattag